A genomic segment from Polyangium mundeleinium encodes:
- a CDS encoding two-component system sensor histidine kinase NtrB: MRKNRPNVPFSSGTTLLDEIGVGVVIVDEGGEVVVTNRVADDLITRRAGGAPLINKIFEHVENELVRDGPPRTKELTVEAFDEAGNKTIVGYRLIRSNRLGTIISMRDVTETERFQAERRQLERLSEVGKACAMVAHEIGNPLAAIKATIQSIEHEAAEAGLGDSLHAVNREIDRLNNMLGQLLGFVRHRPPRRTKADLPTIVNRARGAAEGRLNNIHFSTRYGLLRPLWIDQDQLQQVLLNLFINAADAMPEGGELKVHAGIDDDRMVLHVEDTGGGIPEEIVDKVFDSFFTTKPTGTGLGLSICYRIVTDHGGSITIGGRSGNVSGTCVTITLPIMTGR, encoded by the coding sequence ATGAGGAAGAACCGTCCCAACGTACCGTTTTCATCGGGGACCACCCTGCTCGACGAGATCGGGGTGGGTGTCGTGATCGTGGACGAAGGGGGCGAGGTCGTCGTGACGAACCGCGTCGCCGACGACCTGATCACGCGACGCGCGGGGGGTGCCCCGCTCATCAACAAGATCTTCGAGCACGTGGAGAACGAGCTCGTGCGCGACGGCCCGCCGCGCACGAAAGAGCTCACGGTCGAGGCCTTCGACGAAGCAGGCAACAAGACCATCGTCGGCTACCGCCTCATCCGATCGAACCGGCTCGGCACGATCATCTCCATGCGCGACGTCACGGAGACCGAGCGCTTCCAGGCCGAACGCAGGCAGCTCGAGCGGCTCTCCGAGGTCGGCAAGGCGTGCGCGATGGTCGCGCACGAGATCGGAAACCCCCTCGCCGCGATCAAGGCGACGATCCAGTCGATCGAGCACGAGGCCGCTGAGGCCGGGCTCGGTGACTCGTTGCACGCGGTGAACCGCGAGATCGACCGGCTGAACAACATGCTCGGCCAGCTCCTCGGGTTCGTGCGCCACAGGCCGCCGCGGCGCACCAAGGCCGATCTCCCGACCATCGTGAACCGCGCGCGCGGCGCGGCCGAGGGACGGCTCAACAACATCCACTTCAGCACCCGGTACGGCCTGCTCCGCCCGCTTTGGATCGATCAGGACCAGCTCCAGCAGGTCCTCTTGAACCTCTTCATCAACGCGGCCGACGCGATGCCGGAGGGCGGGGAGCTGAAGGTCCACGCGGGCATCGACGACGACCGGATGGTCCTGCACGTGGAGGACACGGGCGGCGGGATCCCCGAGGAGATCGTCGACAAAGTCTTCGACTCGTTCTTCACGACCAAGCCCACGGGCACGGGGCTCGGGCTCTCGATATGCTATCGAATCGTGACCGACCACGGTGGCTCGATCACGATCGGCGGACGGAGCGGAAACGTCTCGGGAACGTGTGTCACGATCACGTTGCCCATCATGACCGGCAGGTAG
- a CDS encoding OmpA family protein, with amino-acid sequence MANSTGNARLAFGGLLLLGLADLGLVNLKLAPEYAEEQAKQAQVTGARPGGTTSAQASAQRPAATPGPSVAVAPPPKPPPTPEPQNTAPEPTATTSALPVVSVAAATPPAPTSEPEPAPTPAPKPPPAVSSGDKPAAISDILFEIDSNLLTLSSKSTLDEVLKQLKANPSLRIHLRGHSDQLGSREHNLELSRKRAAAVENFFHANGIPHSRITTEAVGGMKPADSTNTPTAWARNRRVEIEWR; translated from the coding sequence ATGGCTAACTCGACTGGAAACGCTCGGCTGGCCTTTGGTGGGCTGTTGCTCCTCGGTCTCGCGGACCTCGGGCTGGTCAACCTCAAGCTCGCGCCCGAGTACGCCGAGGAGCAGGCGAAGCAGGCCCAGGTGACCGGGGCTCGGCCGGGGGGAACCACCTCGGCGCAGGCCTCGGCGCAAAGGCCTGCGGCCACGCCTGGCCCGAGCGTCGCCGTCGCGCCGCCTCCCAAACCGCCCCCCACGCCCGAGCCGCAAAACACGGCGCCCGAGCCCACGGCGACGACCTCCGCGCTGCCGGTGGTCTCGGTGGCCGCGGCGACTCCGCCGGCCCCCACGTCGGAGCCCGAGCCCGCGCCCACGCCGGCCCCGAAACCGCCCCCGGCGGTGTCTTCCGGCGACAAACCCGCGGCGATCTCCGACATCCTCTTCGAGATCGATTCGAATCTCTTGACGTTGTCGTCCAAGAGCACGCTCGACGAGGTCCTCAAGCAGCTGAAGGCGAACCCGAGCCTGCGCATCCATCTCCGGGGGCATTCGGATCAACTCGGATCGCGCGAGCACAACCTGGAGCTCAGCCGCAAGCGCGCCGCGGCGGTGGAGAATTTCTTCCACGCGAACGGCATTCCGCACTCCAGGATCACGACCGAGGCCGTGGGCGGCATGAAGCCCGCGGATTCCACCAACACCCCGACGGCCTGGGCCCGAAACCGGCGCGTCGAGATCGAGTGGCGGTAG
- a CDS encoding V4R domain-containing protein translates to MLVFRVFRHFSAGYVEEVLGRGAAVVFQNGGRELGKEAGQMLYKPSTDEYLKEVVQFVRDSRIGILIPRQLDDKLLVVDLDECITCAGMASISKRICHFEVGFVAGITEVLIKKKPKAYETKCGANGEGTCQVTVELG, encoded by the coding sequence TTGTTGGTCTTTCGCGTGTTCCGTCACTTCTCGGCCGGGTACGTCGAGGAGGTGCTGGGGCGCGGGGCGGCGGTCGTTTTCCAGAACGGCGGTAGGGAGCTCGGCAAGGAAGCCGGCCAGATGCTGTACAAGCCGAGCACGGACGAATACCTCAAGGAGGTCGTCCAGTTCGTGCGCGATTCTCGTATCGGCATTCTCATCCCTCGCCAGCTCGACGACAAGCTTCTCGTGGTGGACCTGGACGAGTGCATCACGTGCGCGGGCATGGCGAGCATCTCGAAGCGGATTTGCCACTTCGAGGTCGGCTTCGTCGCCGGGATCACCGAGGTCCTGATCAAGAAGAAGCCGAAGGCGTACGAGACGAAGTGCGGCGCCAATGGCGAAGGCACGTGCCAGGTGACGGTCGAATTGGGCTAG
- a CDS encoding ATP-binding protein has protein sequence MRTHIDLAAARAGGIARGGVREGELCFLGSLHELVAIGLYRPALVALVSGTGSPARPPMDRAYLLKILDEEVGRQFGHPLRPVVELVLNAIDATPEHPARVDVRVREGVVTVIDDGIGMDLRTILSRLLVPFATDKRPGVDLGRFGVGFFSVIGLGLPDPTSLSIEVETGDGTSGWSLSVLADGPEPSSLVCAIRKLTPRAGTRVQVRSSLLEAEPLRAYLRDALHFFPKERAIVNIDGVPLNDGRYLAGGSHFTDALSPEDPSRVARFYVGGRALVTGICAATYHAGVKVEGCLAIPELALIDFPSAVELTEGRDALKPCRNFRATAASFYRRLVDLSRAPGTSRKAADRLAEVAAQISALMLQSAAWNEVAPELARALLGPDRYLVGPERREPLIGFLGSNVESRLFVPESFWAEREWQGFIPGERELLARELEIDHAESLSSLARRRPDLPGIVELARRSERPEAVPVALARGRKSAPGPLPCLGTRHALLVREDAPAVARRVGWAEQYALRVAFDRATGMREPDLERELIVSEPIGVTGTA, from the coding sequence ATGAGGACGCACATCGACCTCGCCGCAGCCCGCGCCGGCGGAATCGCCCGCGGAGGAGTGCGGGAGGGCGAGCTCTGTTTCCTGGGCTCGCTGCACGAGCTCGTGGCCATCGGGCTCTACCGGCCCGCGCTCGTGGCGCTCGTCTCGGGCACCGGATCACCGGCCCGCCCGCCGATGGATCGGGCCTACCTGCTCAAGATCCTCGATGAGGAGGTGGGCCGGCAGTTCGGCCACCCGCTGCGGCCCGTGGTCGAGCTCGTGCTGAACGCGATCGACGCGACGCCCGAGCACCCCGCCCGCGTGGACGTGCGGGTGCGCGAAGGCGTGGTGACCGTGATCGATGACGGGATCGGCATGGATCTGCGGACGATCCTGTCGCGGCTCCTCGTGCCGTTCGCCACCGACAAGCGGCCCGGCGTGGACCTCGGGCGCTTCGGCGTGGGCTTCTTCTCGGTCATCGGCCTCGGGCTTCCCGATCCGACCAGCCTGTCCATCGAGGTGGAGACGGGCGACGGGACCTCGGGCTGGTCGCTCTCGGTGCTCGCCGATGGCCCCGAGCCCTCGTCGCTCGTCTGCGCGATCCGCAAGCTCACGCCGCGCGCCGGGACACGTGTACAGGTGCGCTCGTCGCTCCTCGAGGCCGAGCCGCTCCGCGCGTACCTGCGCGACGCGCTGCACTTCTTCCCGAAGGAGCGCGCGATCGTGAACATCGACGGCGTGCCGCTGAACGACGGCCGGTACCTCGCGGGAGGCTCGCACTTCACCGATGCGCTCTCGCCCGAGGATCCGAGCCGCGTCGCGCGCTTCTACGTGGGCGGCCGCGCGCTCGTGACCGGGATCTGCGCTGCGACGTACCACGCAGGCGTGAAGGTCGAGGGCTGCCTCGCGATCCCGGAGCTCGCGCTGATCGACTTTCCCTCCGCGGTGGAGCTCACCGAGGGGCGCGATGCGCTCAAGCCTTGCCGCAACTTCCGCGCGACGGCGGCGTCGTTCTACCGCAGGCTCGTGGACCTCTCCCGCGCGCCGGGGACGAGCCGCAAGGCGGCCGATCGCCTGGCGGAGGTCGCCGCGCAGATCAGCGCGCTCATGCTGCAATCCGCGGCGTGGAACGAGGTCGCGCCCGAGCTCGCGCGCGCGTTGCTCGGCCCCGATCGTTACCTCGTCGGGCCGGAGCGACGCGAGCCTCTGATCGGCTTCCTCGGCAGCAACGTGGAGAGCCGGCTCTTCGTCCCCGAGAGCTTCTGGGCCGAACGCGAGTGGCAAGGCTTCATCCCCGGCGAGCGGGAGCTGCTCGCGCGCGAGCTCGAGATCGATCACGCCGAGAGCCTTTCGAGCCTCGCGCGTCGCCGCCCGGACCTGCCCGGGATCGTGGAGCTCGCCCGTCGATCCGAGCGGCCCGAGGCCGTCCCCGTAGCGCTCGCGCGTGGCCGCAAGAGCGCACCGGGCCCGCTGCCTTGCCTCGGGACGCGTCACGCGCTGCTCGTGCGCGAGGACGCGCCTGCGGTCGCGCGGCGTGTGGGCTGGGCGGAGCAGTACGCGCTGCGCGTCGCGTTCGATCGCGCGACGGGCATGCGTGAACCGGATCTCGAACGCGAGCTCATCGTCAGCGAGCCCATCGGGGTCACGGGAACGGCTTGA
- a CDS encoding DoxX family protein → MKLPSLLYPDLSRTGSLGLLLVRLATGLLLAAHGFSKLAAGPAGLAGGLAMKGFPAPTLLAWCAILAEFLGGLCLMLGLLTRPAGAVVAFNMVVAWASMHMADAAHFGTAKGGAFEYPFLLSILGLALALTGGGRYSLDAVLFGRKSDSGGGGG, encoded by the coding sequence ATGAAGCTCCCATCCCTGCTGTACCCCGATCTGAGTCGCACGGGCTCGCTGGGCCTCCTGTTGGTCCGGCTCGCGACGGGCCTGCTCCTCGCCGCGCACGGGTTCTCGAAGCTCGCGGCCGGCCCCGCCGGGCTCGCCGGTGGCCTCGCGATGAAGGGTTTTCCCGCGCCGACGCTCCTCGCCTGGTGCGCGATCCTCGCCGAGTTCCTCGGCGGTCTCTGCCTGATGCTCGGCCTGCTCACGCGCCCCGCAGGCGCCGTCGTCGCGTTCAACATGGTCGTCGCCTGGGCCTCCATGCACATGGCGGACGCCGCGCATTTCGGCACGGCCAAAGGCGGGGCGTTCGAATACCCCTTCCTGCTCTCGATCCTCGGCCTCGCGCTCGCCCTCACGGGCGGCGGCCGTTATTCGCTCGACGCGGTCCTCTTCGGCCGCAAGAGCGACTCCGGCGGTGGAGGCGGCTGA
- the groL gene encoding chaperonin GroEL (60 kDa chaperone family; promotes refolding of misfolded polypeptides especially under stressful conditions; forms two stacked rings of heptamers to form a barrel-shaped 14mer; ends can be capped by GroES; misfolded proteins enter the barrel where they are refolded when GroES binds): MAAKEIIYNESARSMILAGVNALADAVKVTLGPKGRNVVIEKSFGSPTVTKDGVTVAKEIELENRFENMGAQMVREVASKTSDIAGDGTTTATVLAQAIYREGSKLVAAGHNPMEIKRGIDKAVEAIVANLKGSAKLTQDAKEIAQVGTISANGDLTIGKLLADAMEKVGKEGVITVEEAKSADTTLDVVEGMQFDRGYLSPYFVTDAEAMKCVMEDAYILISEKKISNMKDLLPVLEAIAKSQKQLLIIAEDVEGEALATLVVNKLRGTLHCAAVKAPGFGDRRKEMLKDIAVLTDGQVIAEELGLKLENVTISDLGRAKTVIIDKDNATIVGGQGKKDKIKARQQEIRAQIEHTTSDYDREKLQERLAKLVGGVAVIKVGAATETEMKEKKARVEDALHATRAAVEEGIVPGGGVALIRAQASLASLEVNDEQRFGVNIIRRSIEEPLRQISANAGEEGSIVVQKVRDGQGSFGYNAASGEYGDLLAMGVIDPVKVVRSALQNAASVASLMLTTEALIAERPKEEKAAAGGAHAGHNHDF; the protein is encoded by the coding sequence ATGGCAGCCAAAGAGATCATCTACAACGAGTCGGCCCGCAGCATGATCCTCGCGGGCGTCAACGCCCTCGCGGACGCGGTGAAGGTCACGCTCGGCCCGAAGGGTCGCAACGTCGTGATCGAGAAGAGCTTCGGTTCGCCCACCGTGACCAAGGACGGCGTCACGGTCGCGAAGGAGATCGAGCTCGAGAACCGCTTCGAGAACATGGGCGCGCAGATGGTGCGCGAGGTGGCCTCGAAGACGAGCGACATCGCCGGCGACGGCACCACGACGGCGACGGTGCTCGCCCAGGCGATCTACCGCGAGGGCTCCAAGCTCGTCGCGGCGGGCCACAACCCGATGGAGATCAAGCGCGGCATCGACAAGGCGGTCGAGGCCATCGTCGCGAACCTCAAGGGCTCGGCGAAGCTCACGCAGGACGCGAAGGAGATCGCGCAGGTCGGCACGATCAGCGCGAACGGCGACCTGACGATCGGCAAGCTCCTCGCGGACGCGATGGAGAAGGTCGGCAAGGAAGGCGTCATCACGGTCGAGGAGGCGAAGAGCGCCGACACGACGCTCGACGTGGTCGAGGGCATGCAGTTCGACCGCGGCTACCTCAGCCCGTACTTCGTGACGGACGCCGAGGCGATGAAGTGCGTCATGGAGGACGCCTACATCCTCATCTCGGAGAAGAAGATCTCCAACATGAAGGATCTCCTCCCGGTCCTCGAGGCGATCGCGAAGAGCCAGAAGCAGCTCCTCATCATCGCCGAGGACGTCGAGGGCGAGGCGCTCGCGACGCTCGTCGTGAACAAGCTCCGCGGCACGCTGCACTGCGCGGCCGTGAAGGCGCCCGGCTTCGGTGATCGCCGCAAGGAGATGCTGAAGGACATCGCGGTCCTGACCGACGGCCAGGTGATCGCGGAGGAGCTCGGCCTCAAGCTCGAGAACGTCACGATCTCGGATCTCGGCCGCGCCAAGACCGTGATCATCGACAAGGACAACGCGACGATCGTCGGCGGTCAGGGCAAGAAGGACAAGATCAAGGCGCGCCAGCAGGAGATCCGCGCCCAGATCGAGCACACGACGAGCGACTACGATCGCGAGAAGCTCCAGGAGCGCCTCGCGAAGCTCGTCGGCGGCGTGGCCGTGATCAAGGTCGGCGCCGCGACCGAGACCGAGATGAAGGAGAAGAAGGCCCGCGTCGAAGACGCGCTCCACGCGACCCGCGCGGCCGTGGAAGAGGGCATCGTCCCCGGCGGCGGCGTCGCGCTCATCCGCGCGCAGGCCTCGCTCGCCTCGCTCGAGGTGAACGACGAGCAGCGGTTCGGCGTGAACATCATCCGCCGCTCGATCGAGGAGCCGCTCCGCCAGATCTCGGCGAACGCCGGCGAAGAGGGCTCGATCGTGGTCCAGAAGGTCCGCGACGGTCAGGGCTCGTTCGGCTACAACGCCGCGAGCGGCGAGTACGGCGATCTCCTCGCGATGGGCGTCATCGACCCGGTGAAGGTCGTGCGCTCGGCGCTCCAGAACGCCGCGAGCGTGGCGAGCCTCATGCTCACCACCGAGGCGCTCATCGCGGAGCGTCCGAAGGAGGAGAAGGCGGCGGCTGGTGGCGCGCACGCGGGCCACAACCACGACTTCTGA
- a CDS encoding ATP-binding protein, translating to MTEVYAGRLSDLLLVRVHGRSAAYLAASRAARPGIVEACRREATVPDLAERILSRTIYAQSASRIAPLRELVQNALDASPRGAAIDVQSGLGGTEIIVTDRGRGMTADEVLGDLLVPFRSGKEGEELAIGEHGIGFFSALEIAPRLEVKTRTRTEGHLLRVEPLGKGPPYADFAWSLRPLPHVEGWTGTSVRLLLDEPISRSVLASEVAAAASFVDPSVARIYVDGVLINVARTRMRRVARAHVGGALTGPLGELSIWVGRGDGALPHVTITQRGLLVAVRQDLFTAPELSLHRDLARAIVSAGFGIVIELPAEVPLNKGRSAVAAHASAAVESALIAAFERFVLHDALYDRELLRAVDHRLSSVLDRLLCAALAGQPTQPAAASAPEELTETTRSSKPWPLMTPSISVPPESERRPQKRPTVAAPEEVVRFADALLDTPAIRVITIDDEHEQHPRIVTLRHLLGAYRAGTLRPMGEPFLAGRTYVSLDDPLADALWRRLVATSAAAAAASSQDRRGRRIGALAMQRIDRETLLATAKAVPGVDALAAAMTVLEGIDAAISIAAELTPSPISVHQDLYGPDEMAHTDGSGISVNLASARVRALLVSVLQQDDPAAFGALVDLMLHEKTHVSLASYVPHANAEHGASFYRRKDLLRRRLLESMVRGIVGDPASWLPAARRGLSSVGLPAPDVLAATFQSVPSVAA from the coding sequence ATGACCGAAGTCTACGCTGGCCGTCTCTCGGACCTGCTCCTCGTGCGCGTGCATGGCCGCTCGGCGGCCTACCTCGCGGCGAGTCGCGCGGCCCGCCCGGGCATCGTGGAGGCTTGCCGCAGAGAGGCGACGGTCCCCGATCTCGCCGAGCGGATCCTCTCTCGCACGATCTACGCGCAGAGCGCCTCGCGCATCGCGCCCTTGCGCGAGCTCGTCCAGAACGCGCTCGACGCTTCGCCGCGCGGAGCTGCGATCGACGTGCAGTCGGGGCTCGGCGGCACCGAGATCATCGTGACCGATCGCGGGCGCGGCATGACCGCCGACGAGGTCCTCGGTGATCTCCTCGTCCCGTTCCGCAGCGGCAAGGAGGGCGAGGAGCTCGCGATCGGCGAGCACGGCATCGGCTTCTTCAGCGCGCTCGAGATCGCGCCGCGACTCGAGGTGAAGACGCGCACGCGCACCGAGGGCCACCTCCTGCGCGTCGAGCCGCTCGGCAAGGGCCCACCGTACGCCGATTTCGCCTGGTCTCTCCGGCCGCTGCCGCACGTCGAGGGATGGACCGGCACGTCGGTGCGGCTCCTGCTCGACGAGCCGATCAGCCGCTCGGTCCTCGCCTCCGAGGTCGCCGCGGCCGCGTCGTTCGTCGATCCCTCCGTCGCTCGGATCTACGTCGACGGTGTGCTCATCAACGTCGCACGCACGCGCATGCGCCGCGTCGCGCGCGCGCACGTCGGGGGCGCGCTCACCGGCCCGCTCGGCGAGCTCTCGATCTGGGTCGGCCGCGGCGACGGCGCTCTGCCGCACGTCACGATCACGCAGCGCGGCTTGCTCGTCGCGGTCCGTCAGGATCTCTTCACCGCGCCCGAGCTCTCGCTCCACCGCGACCTCGCGCGGGCGATCGTGTCGGCGGGCTTCGGCATCGTCATCGAGCTGCCTGCCGAGGTCCCGCTCAACAAGGGTCGATCCGCGGTGGCCGCGCATGCATCGGCGGCCGTCGAGTCGGCGCTCATCGCGGCGTTCGAGCGCTTCGTCTTGCATGACGCGCTCTACGATCGCGAGCTCCTCCGCGCCGTGGATCACAGGCTCTCCTCGGTCCTCGATCGGCTGCTCTGCGCCGCGCTCGCGGGCCAGCCCACGCAACCTGCGGCGGCGAGCGCGCCCGAGGAGCTCACGGAGACAACACGCTCGTCGAAGCCCTGGCCGTTGATGACGCCGTCGATCTCCGTGCCGCCGGAGTCCGAGCGACGGCCGCAAAAGCGCCCCACCGTGGCCGCGCCCGAGGAGGTCGTGCGGTTCGCGGACGCGCTCCTCGATACGCCGGCCATCCGCGTGATCACGATCGACGACGAGCACGAGCAACACCCGCGCATCGTCACCTTGCGCCATCTGCTTGGCGCTTACCGCGCGGGCACGCTCCGGCCGATGGGAGAGCCGTTCCTCGCGGGTCGTACGTACGTCTCGCTCGACGATCCGCTCGCGGATGCGCTCTGGCGGAGGCTCGTCGCGACGTCCGCGGCGGCGGCGGCGGCGAGCTCGCAGGACCGCCGGGGACGGCGCATCGGCGCGCTCGCGATGCAGCGCATCGATCGGGAGACGTTGCTCGCGACGGCGAAGGCGGTTCCGGGCGTCGACGCGCTCGCGGCGGCGATGACGGTGCTCGAGGGGATCGACGCGGCGATCTCGATCGCGGCGGAGCTCACGCCTTCGCCGATCTCGGTGCACCAGGATCTCTACGGCCCGGACGAGATGGCGCACACAGACGGCAGCGGCATCAGCGTCAACCTCGCGTCGGCGCGGGTGCGCGCGCTGCTCGTGTCCGTGCTGCAGCAGGACGATCCGGCGGCGTTCGGGGCGCTCGTGGATCTGATGCTGCACGAGAAGACACACGTGTCGCTCGCGAGTTACGTCCCGCATGCGAACGCCGAGCACGGGGCGAGCTTCTACCGGCGCAAGGATCTCCTGCGGCGTCGGCTCTTGGAGTCGATGGTACGGGGCATCGTGGGGGATCCGGCGTCGTGGCTTCCGGCGGCGCGGCGTGGACTTTCGTCGGTCGGCCTACCTGCGCCTGACGTCCTGGCCGCGACGTTCCAGTCCGTACCCTCGGTCGCCGCCTGA
- a CDS encoding roadblock/LC7 domain-containing protein has product MAAGSRVEKIQEILRNLRSVSPDIIGSAMVSTDGFIIASLLPNEIDEELVSGMAAALLGVGERIAHELMGGAMEQTYVRGRQGYVILNAVGAEALLIVLTTPDAKLGLVFLDIRRRVTELSKIV; this is encoded by the coding sequence GTGGCAGCTGGAAGTCGAGTCGAAAAAATCCAGGAAATTCTTCGCAATCTTCGTTCGGTATCGCCCGACATCATCGGGTCGGCCATGGTGAGCACCGACGGCTTCATCATCGCGTCGCTGCTCCCGAACGAGATCGACGAAGAGTTGGTGTCCGGTATGGCCGCCGCGCTCCTCGGTGTCGGTGAGCGTATCGCCCACGAGCTCATGGGTGGCGCCATGGAGCAGACGTACGTGCGTGGCCGTCAGGGCTACGTCATCCTGAACGCGGTCGGCGCGGAAGCGCTGCTCATCGTGCTCACGACGCCCGACGCGAAGCTCGGCCTCGTGTTCCTCGATATTCGCCGCCGCGTGACCGAGCTGTCCAAGATCGTATGA
- a CDS encoding YihY/virulence factor BrkB family protein: MWDRRHLSVLASSAFRALGRLVHYLDLHEAPRAASAMAFDAFLSIIPLLAVAGWALHRLRDAAAELLGSLLSAAPPSVSAALGEDFFRISDAKALVLAPLGLIAFLWVSSAGAATAIGVFETMFVCTPRPWWKRRLVGLGLVLGAIPFVGIATALGILFTHVTGSLGGALVAAAGPAVILTALIAAFFRLTITRPATVRRRVWPGAFVTVSLWAIVSTLFSVYVRSLARYATLYGTLANVAVLLFWLWLLSIALLVGGEVNAQLEGVRDPHDDAPERWLSPKAEGPRSIQPPPPPESLLRPKRTASSE, encoded by the coding sequence ATGTGGGATCGGCGGCACCTCTCCGTGTTGGCGAGCTCCGCCTTCCGGGCGCTCGGCCGGCTGGTCCACTACCTCGACCTGCACGAGGCGCCGCGGGCCGCGAGCGCCATGGCGTTCGACGCCTTCCTCAGCATCATCCCGCTGCTCGCCGTGGCCGGCTGGGCGCTGCATCGGCTGCGCGACGCGGCCGCGGAGCTCTTGGGATCGCTGCTCAGCGCGGCGCCTCCGTCCGTCTCGGCGGCTCTCGGCGAGGACTTCTTCCGGATCTCCGACGCGAAGGCCCTCGTGCTCGCGCCGCTCGGGCTCATCGCCTTCCTGTGGGTCTCATCGGCCGGCGCCGCGACGGCGATCGGCGTGTTCGAGACGATGTTCGTGTGCACGCCCCGTCCCTGGTGGAAACGCCGGCTCGTGGGCCTCGGGCTCGTGCTTGGCGCGATCCCGTTCGTCGGGATCGCGACGGCGCTGGGCATCCTGTTCACGCATGTGACAGGCTCGCTCGGCGGGGCCCTCGTGGCGGCGGCCGGGCCTGCGGTGATCCTGACGGCGCTGATCGCGGCGTTCTTCCGGCTCACGATCACGCGCCCGGCCACGGTGCGGAGGCGCGTCTGGCCCGGCGCGTTCGTGACGGTGTCGCTGTGGGCGATCGTCTCGACGTTGTTCTCGGTCTACGTGCGGAGTTTGGCGCGGTACGCGACGCTTTATGGCACGCTCGCGAACGTCGCGGTGCTCCTGTTCTGGCTCTGGCTCTTGTCGATAGCGCTGCTCGTCGGCGGTGAGGTGAACGCGCAGCTCGAGGGCGTGCGTGATCCACACGACGACGCGCCGGAGCGCTGGCTCTCGCCGAAGGCCGAGGGGCCGCGCTCGATTCAGCCGCCTCCACCGCCGGAGTCGCTCTTGCGGCCGAAGAGGACCGCGTCGAGCGAATAA
- the groES gene encoding co-chaperone GroES, translating into MATKIRPLQDRVIVKRLKEEERTKGGLYIPDSAKEKPVEGTVLAVGNGKVLEDGTVRRLDVKEGDRVLFGKYSGTEVKLDGEEHLILREDDILGVIEA; encoded by the coding sequence ATGGCGACGAAGATCAGGCCGCTGCAGGACCGCGTGATCGTCAAGCGACTCAAGGAAGAGGAGAGGACCAAGGGCGGGCTCTACATCCCGGACTCCGCCAAGGAGAAGCCCGTGGAGGGCACCGTCCTCGCCGTGGGCAACGGCAAGGTCCTCGAGGACGGCACCGTGCGCCGCCTCGACGTGAAGGAAGGCGACCGCGTCCTCTTCGGGAAGTACTCGGGGACCGAGGTGAAGCTCGACGGGGAAGAGCACCTCATCCTGCGCGAGGACGACATCCTGGGCGTGATCGAGGCGTGA